The genome window CTGCAATTTGACTGAATGATGAGATCCCCGCAATCGTCTGGATATCAATCCGTTCTGCTAACATTTTCGCAATATAACTAAAAGTGCTATAAACAGATGGATCACCAAGGGTCAAAAAACCAACATTATTATCATTTTTAACATCTTTAGCAATCTCTTCAGCAATTTCTTGCCAGCTTTTTATCTTCTTTTCCCAATCATTAATCATTGGAAAATGTCGTCGCTTTATTTTTAAATTCGCTGGTAAATACGGTGCAGCGATATTTTCAGCTACACTTCTACCACCTTTATGAGCTTGGGGAGCATATAAAATATCAAGCTTTTTTATTGTATTAACTGCTTTTATCGTTAAAAGTTCACTATCTCCGGGGCCAACTCCAATCCCATAAAAACTAGCCATTTTAATCACCTTCTTCGACAACCGGCTTTAGCTTTGCAATAAACATATTTTGAATTTCTGGAAATTCGCCTAATCCCTTCAATACAGGATGGGCGGCTATCCCATTCTCCTTTAAGATACTTTTCCATGATTTGGGATCATCTGAGGCCATATCATTATGCGCATGGTTTCCTGCAACCATCATTAATGGCTGCAAATAAACCTTATTAATATGTGCATGACGAAGACGCTTAATTTCGTCATTAATATCTGGATAACTTTCTACCGCACCTACATAACTTTTTGAACCATATAACATATGATCCAAGCAAGCATAAGTTGTAAAAGCACTATGCGCTGTTCCGTGGCCCATCCATAAAACGGCTTTCCCAGATGGTAAATATTCACTTTGCTTCTGTAGGAATACAACTAAGTGTTGAAAATCTTCAAACGTCTCTAATAAAGGCGCTGTTACTTTAATTTTCAAAAATTTTTCTTTATAACGATTAACCGCATCACATACTAAGTTATATTCAATTCCTGGAATAACATGTAAAGATTGGACATATACTTTTGTGTATCCCTGATCACGTAATTTTGACAGTGCTGTATCGACATCATCAATTCGAATTCCTTCATTTTTTTCAATTCGTTGCCGAACGATTCTAGATGTAAATGCCCTAAAGACGTCATAATCTGGAAACGCAGCCCCAATCGCTTTTTCTGTAGCTCCGATTGTTTTTTGTCGTGTTTCTGGAAATGTTGTTCCAAAACTTACTGCCAAAATTGCCTTTTTAGTCATGCATAAATTCCTCCTTGACCTGAATAACAGTCTTCTTTACGTCTGGTGGACATATAACCACATGACCAAAGCCAGCTTGAATTGCAGCTTGTTGAACTTTTTTCCCCATTGCAAATGCTTTTAACATTGATACTTGTGATAGCTGTTTTTCGCTTAATGAAGCTAAAAAATCATTTATACTAGCAGTACTTGGAAAAATGACAGCACTGAATTCTTTAAGGTCAAACGGTAATACAAGCGACCGTTTCTTCTTTTCATATAAGCTAAGAAAAGTTCCAATATTATATGTTGGTTTACTGCCACCAATTTCAATGGTTCTTTTCACTGGTATATCTTGCGGCATGCCTTTTATTGCTAAGATTCCTGTTTTCTGTAATGCTTGAACTACTCGATGGTTACTGGCAATAATTTTTTTATCTATAAGTTGTCGAACATCAATACCATTCTTTATTAAGAGGGTAATAAATTGATGATAAGCAAGGACATCATCCACAATAATCGCATCGTATTCATCGATAGAAGGAAGAGTCACTTCTAATGGCTCGATTAAAGCACGCTGGTAAAAGTCAGCAGTTGCCCCTAAATCTTCTAATGAATTAAAAAGGCGTTGATGTTCACTAAAAGGAATTAATAAATGCACACCGGTCAATGGTTTATTGATATTTAATTGCTTACTCAATTTAACGACTTGACCTACAACAATTAATGCTGGCGATGAAAGTTGATGTCGAGCAACCAATTCATTGATATTTTCCAAATCGCCAATAACCATCTTTTGTCGCCATTGGGTAGCCCACTGTATTATTGCTACAGGTGTTTGCGATGATTTTCCATGCTCGACTAGCTGTTGACAAATTTTAGGAAGTTGCGCCATTCCCATCAAAAAAACGATTGTCCCTTCTTGATGAGCAATATTTTCCCAGTCCAGTTGCTGACCATTCTTTTTATGATGACCAGTGATAATATGAAAGCTTGAAGCATAGTCACGGTGAGTTATGGGAATCCCCGCTGCAGCTAGCCCAGCAATTGCACTAGTAATCCCTGGAATAACTTCAAAATTAACACCAAACTGTTGTAATACCTGTGCCTCTTCACCACCCCGGCCAAAGACATAAGGATCACCAGCTTTTAGTCGAACGACCTTTTTCCCTTGCTTAGCGTAATCAACTAACATTTCATTGATTTTCGACTGCTTAACCTTATGATGTAGAGGTAATTTCCCAACATCGATCAATTCCGCCTCATTATTTGTAAATGCTAATAACGAAGGATCAATTAACCGATCATACAAGACGATATCCGCTTCATTTAATCGCCGCTTGCCAATTAACGTTAATAATTCTGGATTACCCGGTCCGGCACCTAGAAGTGTTACTCTACCATTCATCGTTTTCCTCCAAGTATTTCTCCAATTCCTGTAAACTCGAAACCATATGTGGATAGCTTATTTGTGGTCGACGAATAATTATGCAGGGAATTCCTAATTGCTGACAAGCAGCTATCTTTTCTTGAACCCCACCTTGGCGACCACTCTCTTTTGTCACCACAATTTTTGCATTGGCATGTTTGAATAATTCTATATTTAAGGCCAGTGAAAACGGACCTTGAATGGCATCAATTTGTGAAGCGACGAAACCAGCATTAGTTAGTTTTTCCATTACTTTAGTTGTCGGTAAAACACGGACATGCAAACGATCAGCCCCTAACTGCTCAGCATAGGTAGGAGCAGTTTTACTACCAGTTGACAAATATATTTTTCCTTTTACCTTCTTTGATATCTGACAAGCTTCTTCTAATGAATTAACCAGTTTAAGATTTGCGTCTTTAATGTAATTATTTGGGCGTTCAAATCTTAAATATGGAATCTTAAGTTTTTGGGCTTCGTTGATTGCTAACTCTGAAATTACCCGAGCAAAGGGATGGGTTGCGTCTAAAATAAGTTTGATATGGTGGCCTTGACAGAATGAGGGGAAATTTTCAGTAGTGAAGGTAATTTTAACAACGTTTTCCGTATGCTTAGCCGCTAACTTAACTCCATAGTCGCTAATGACTGAAATAATAAATGGAACCTTTGCATCCCTTAATACATCTGCTACTTCCAAGCTTTCAGTTGTTCCACCCAATAATAAAATCATAGTGTATAACCTCGTGGAGTAATCATCCGCCCATCTTCAACATAAGTATTCTTGTTACCTACAATTACAATTGAAGTCATATTAATTTCTGTTTCATCAAGATCAGCAATCGTTGTTACCTTATCAACTTCTTTTGGTCGTGCAACATCTTTCCCAATTCCGACAATTGTATCTGGTGACTTATATTTCAATATAATATCAAGGGCTTTTCTTAAGTGATGCGGGCGACCCTTACTCCGTGGATTATAAAGGCAAATTACAAAATCTGCTTTAGCTGCAGCATCAACACGTTCGGTAATAACTTCCCATGGTGTCATCAAGTCACTTAAACTAATATGACAAAAATCATTCATTAACGGCGCACCTAAATGAGCAGCAGCTGCAATACTTGCTGTAACGCCTGGAATTACCTTAATATCAATATGTTGCTCCATTTTACCGGCAAGCTCTAAAATCAAACCAGCCATCCCATAGATCCCAGCATCACCGCTAGAAATAATTGCAACATCTTTCCCAGTTGCCGCAATCTCAAGGGCTTTTTTACAACGTTCAATCTCGCCCCGCATTCCGGTAACAACAAGTTCTTTCCCCTCAATCATATCTTCAATTAGCCGAACATACGTTGCATAACCGACAATTATATGCGTATTTTCAATTACCTCTCGTGCTTCTTCAGTCATTAATTTTTTTGATCCAGGTCCTAATCCAACTACATATAACATTTTCAATTCCTCCTAAACTTCATGCAAGCGACTAAGCGCCAGTGTGATTTCATGATCTGCATACCGCTGTGTTACATTCCGTTCCCCACTAGCATAATCAGCAGCAGCACATGCAACATTACCAACTCCTACCGTCTTTTTTACAAAAGCAGATTCTGGATAATTTTGACTAGCTTCTTGTAACTCTGCAGCTGGATAAAATTCAGCTTTAATCCCTAAGGTGGTTGCTAAATATTGAATTGCTCCTTCATGCCTTTTAATATCAATTGATGCTACTTTAATAAATGATTTCCACAACAATTGATGTTGTTGGCAAAATTCTGTAAAGGCTTGTTGCACCATTGCAATTGTAATATTTTTTCGGCAACCAATTCCCAAGACATTTACCCGGGGAACTACATGAATCACATCAGAACTTTTAGAAAAACCAGTGTGATCTGAAACAATAATTAATGGTACTCCCGATTCATGATCTTTAATCCTAGTTAATACCTTAAATCCACTAAACTGGTTAATGTATTGTGTTAAGTACGGCTCAATAAAGAGTTCTACAACTTTTCCTTCTGCTAAGCGACGATTGATTGCTTTTGTATTTTCTTTAAAGTTGGGATACCATCCATTGACCTTTTTAGCTAAAACATCCAATGATTGAACATTTTCTGTGTCAGTTGCGGTTGTAATTACTGGTTCTGATCTCATTAATCTAGCAATTAACCTTGTCCATTCATTAGCTCCACCGACATGCCCAGAAAGTAAACTAATAACATGCCGTGCTTTTTCGTCCATTACAACAACTGCTGGATCAACTGTTTTATCAATAATCACATCAGCCAATGCACGAACGACAATTCCTGTTGCCATAATGCAAACGATACAATCATATTTTTTAAAAAGATGGTGGATTGTTGCGGTAAAAGCACCTCGTGAATAATAATTTTCATCATCTCGAGCTAAGCGTTGGGGTAAAACAAGGTCTACCTTATATCCTTGTTTTTTTACCCGGCTTTTCAAACTTCTTGCCGTCGAAGCACCACCCTGGGTTAAAGCAATCACAGCAAGGCTTTTCATAATTACTTACTCTTTTTCCGGAACATTGTACTGAAACTTGCATCATATAAATGAGAATAATTATATTCATCACCTAAGAACTTACCAACCATAATCAATGCTGTTCGTCGAATATCGGCATCATGCACTTTTTCAGCGATATCACTTAATGTTCCCCTAACGACCTTTTCATCTGGCCAGGTTGCCTTATAAATAACGGCTGCTGGTGTGTCTTCAGGGTATCCTCCCTCTTCTAATTGCGAAACAACTTTCTTAATGCCTTGAACAGACAAGAAAATTACCATTGAAGTTTGATGTTGTGCTAACGATTTTAAGGATTCCTTCTCTGGCACAGGTGTCCGTCCTGCCATACGCGTAATAATTACACTCTGCGCTACTTCGGGAACCGTATATTCCACGCCCATGCTTGACGCCGCACCAAGGAATGAACTAACACCAGGAACGCATTGATACTCAATATCCCGTTTTTTCATTTCTTCAATTTGCTCACGAATCGAACCATAAATTGAGAAGTCACCAGTTTGTAATCGTACAACTGACTTCCCCTCTTTTACTGCTTCTTCCATTCGGTCCACAATATCGTCTAGTGTCATTTTGGCACTATCATATTTTTCAGCATCTGCTTTACAGTAATTCAATAGGTCCTTATTAATTAACGATCCAGCATAGATTACAACATCAGCTGCTGCCAATAACTTGTATCCCTTTAACGTAATAAGATCTGTTTCACCCGGACCAGCTCCTACAAAACTAACAATTGCCATAATTAATCAATCCTTTCTATTTTTTAGCATTAACAATAATTGTTGGATTGTTTGGTTTAAAGAAATGTCCTTTCCCTAATTGGTGCCAACGCAATACACCAACCTCAACCATTTCAATTTCCTTGAAGCCAGCTGATGTTAATAACTTTTCGACTTGCATTGCGTTTTCAAACAAAATAAAGTTCAGGACTATTGTTCCGTTAACATTTAAATGTGTACTAGCAAACTTAACGATTCCATCTAATTGCGCTCCACTACCACCAACAAAAATTGCATCATATTTCTGATTAGGAATATCTTGGGGAGCGATTCCCTTGATTAAGTTGATATTATGTAAGTTAAACTTATTAATATTTTGTTTGATAATATCAATCCCGGCATTGTTCATTTCAATCGCTGTTACATTTAAGTTTGGAAACTCGCGAGCTGCTTGAATACTGATACTACCTGTTCCAGCCCCAATATCAAGGAAGGTATTCTTATCATTAAGTTCCAATTTATCAATACTGATTGCTCGAACTTCTGATTTTGTCATCGGAACCTTATTTCTTAAAAATTCATCATCACGCATTTGTAATAATCACCACATTCATTTCATATCTTCGTTGCTCAATCGTTGTTTCATCGTATTGCGTTATTTTTTCATCTGGATAGCTTAGCCGTTCTCCAACATAAATTTTGCGGTGCAATCCCCGCTTTTTAATCTCTTGCCCAATTTCAAATGGTCCTAGTTGCTGGTCAGTAACCATGCCGACTTTAGAATGTTGTAATAAGAAATCGAAATCAGGGGTTCGCCCATGACTACTTGTCAAATAGCAATCATTCATTGACAATTCCAACTGGTGGAACATGTACTGAATAGAACTAATTCCAGGAATAATTTTTATTTTTTGATTATGGATGTTAGCAGTTATCCAAGTTCCAATTCCATACAACAGTGGGTCTCCCGATGCTAATAACACATTATTTTGTTCTGGATGTTCTTCAAAATAAGTCTTCAAGGCCGCTAACCGTGGTAAGGCCATTTTTTTACTAGCAGGAACTGCAGGAATTGTCATTAATTGCCGTTTTGAACCAATCACAATATCGGCTTTAGACAAATATTTTGTCATCCCCTGCAAACGATAATTTTCATTACCAGGACCAATTCCTAATACCACTATCATTGCCACTCATCCTTAATCTCTTGTACTGGTTTACTTGCCGCTAAAAAACCACTTTCTCGTGAAAAAATCACTGCATCAATCTCAATATGTGGTTCTCGATGTGCTAAAAGTTTTTCTGTCCGCTTTTTAATTTTGTCAACAATAATTTGGTAAACATCCTGATAGCCAGCTTGATTAATAAGCTTAATCATAGAAATAGTAGTTAAGCAGTTATTAATTTTTTGCAAAAATTCAGTCGGCACGCCACCCATTAACGCAAGATTTGCAACCATAATCTCTGCTCGTGCATCAGCATCTTTGCTATGAGTTGAGAAAATTCCTGCAGCAACTTTGATCATTTTGCCAAGATCACCAACGATTAAAACTTTATTGAACTTTAATCGTTGTGTTTCATGGAGAACATAACCAACAAAGTTACTCATTTGGACAATCTTGTCATCAGCAATTCCTAGCTCATCTTTAGCAAAATCTTCTCCATAATTTCCCGGTACTAAAACAATTGCTTTATCGCCCCGTTTACGATGAATATTCATTTCAATTGAAATTGAATGTTTCCAACTTGATTCAGACATTGGAGTAACGACCCCACTGGTTCCTAGAATGGAAATTCCACCAACAATTCCAAGTCGCGGGTTGTAGGTTAATTTGGCTATTTTTTCGCCTTCTGGTACAGAAATAACAATATTTGCACCAAGATTAGATCCTAGCTCTTTTCGTGCCGCTTCTTTAATCACTCGCCGCGGTGTAGGGTTAATCGCTGGTATCCCTGGCTTATTCGCTAATCCTTCTTTAGTTACGCGCCCAACTCCTTTTCCACCATCTAAATGAATTTCATCATCAGAACGTAAACTAACTTTGGCAAAGATGAGTGCTCCATCTGTTGCATCTTGATCATCACCACCATCTTTTTTTATGGCGCAACTGGCTGCATTTTTATCAAAGTCAGTTTGCTCAACATCAAAGATTGCAATCTTTCCATTGGCAGCATGAACAGTAACCGTTTCTTGTGGTTCCTGATTCAGCAAAGTCCTAATAGCAGCTACAGTTGCCGCGGTAGCAGTAGTGCCAGTTGTAAAACCCTTTCGTAATTTTCGCCCATTGTAATAAACAAAATTATCCTCAGAGTTATTATTTGGTGTGACGGCCATACTCATCACCTAAATTCTTAATATCCATGTTATACATCACTGCATTAATAAGGGCTGCGGCAAGATTACTCCCGCCTTTTCGCCCTAGAGCAGCAATTGCTGGTATATTTGATTCATATAAAGCTTGCTTACTCTCAGCAGCCTCAACAAAGCCAACTGGAACACCAATTACAGCAGCCACTTTAAGCTGCTCATCATTAACGAGTTCAATGATTTTACAAAGAGCAGTTGGTGCATTTCCAACAATAAATATCTTTTCTCGTGGATCGTTAGCAGCAATTTCAACAGCCGCCATTGAACGAGTAATCCCCTTTTCTTGGGCTAATTGAATTACACGCGGGTCCCGGATTAAGCAATGATAATCAACACCTAATTTATCAAGGCGCCGTTTGTTAATTCCTGATAAAGCCATTGTAGTATCGGTATAGATAACACCATGATTTAATATGACATGTTTTAATTTATTTAATACATCATGCGTAAATTTTAAATTTTTCAAATAATCAAAATCTGCTGTCGTATGAATTGCCCTTTTGATTACTGCTTCTTGTAATGGACTATCAAA of Limosilactobacillus reuteri subsp. reuteri contains these proteins:
- a CDS encoding cobalt-factor II C(20)-methyltransferase, giving the protein MASFYGIGVGPGDSELLTIKAVNTIKKLDILYAPQAHKGGRSVAENIAAPYLPANLKIKRRHFPMINDWEKKIKSWQEIAEEIAKDVKNDNNVGFLTLGDPSVYSTFSYIAKMLAERIDIQTIAGISSFSQIAASLSVPLMLDEESLEIIPATADITQLEKAIDLNDNVVIMKIATRFAQVYKILEQRDLLSKTIVVENASMEKQKKQRLIDYSINDKLPYFSTALLKKGNKNVKSN
- a CDS encoding sirohydrochlorin cobaltochelatase, producing MTKKAILAVSFGTTFPETRQKTIGATEKAIGAAFPDYDVFRAFTSRIVRQRIEKNEGIRIDDVDTALSKLRDQGYTKVYVQSLHVIPGIEYNLVCDAVNRYKEKFLKIKVTAPLLETFEDFQHLVVFLQKQSEYLPSGKAVLWMGHGTAHSAFTTYACLDHMLYGSKSYVGAVESYPDINDEIKRLRHAHINKVYLQPLMMVAGNHAHNDMASDDPKSWKSILKENGIAAHPVLKGLGEFPEIQNMFIAKLKPVVEEGD
- the cobA gene encoding uroporphyrinogen-III C-methyltransferase, which codes for MNGRVTLLGAGPGNPELLTLIGKRRLNEADIVLYDRLIDPSLLAFTNNEAELIDVGKLPLHHKVKQSKINEMLVDYAKQGKKVVRLKAGDPYVFGRGGEEAQVLQQFGVNFEVIPGITSAIAGLAAAGIPITHRDYASSFHIITGHHKKNGQQLDWENIAHQEGTIVFLMGMAQLPKICQQLVEHGKSSQTPVAIIQWATQWRQKMVIGDLENINELVARHQLSSPALIVVGQVVKLSKQLNINKPLTGVHLLIPFSEHQRLFNSLEDLGATADFYQRALIEPLEVTLPSIDEYDAIIVDDVLAYHQFITLLIKNGIDVRQLIDKKIIASNHRVVQALQKTGILAIKGMPQDIPVKRTIEIGGSKPTYNIGTFLSLYEKKKRSLVLPFDLKEFSAVIFPSTASINDFLASLSEKQLSQVSMLKAFAMGKKVQQAAIQAGFGHVVICPPDVKKTVIQVKEEFMHD
- the cobK gene encoding precorrin-6A reductase, producing the protein MILLLGGTTESLEVADVLRDAKVPFIISVISDYGVKLAAKHTENVVKITFTTENFPSFCQGHHIKLILDATHPFARVISELAINEAQKLKIPYLRFERPNNYIKDANLKLVNSLEEACQISKKVKGKIYLSTGSKTAPTYAEQLGADRLHVRVLPTTKVMEKLTNAGFVASQIDAIQGPFSLALNIELFKHANAKIVVTKESGRQGGVQEKIAACQQLGIPCIIIRRPQISYPHMVSSLQELEKYLEENDEW
- the cobJ gene encoding precorrin-3B C(17)-methyltransferase, translating into MLYVVGLGPGSKKLMTEEAREVIENTHIIVGYATYVRLIEDMIEGKELVVTGMRGEIERCKKALEIAATGKDVAIISSGDAGIYGMAGLILELAGKMEQHIDIKVIPGVTASIAAAAHLGAPLMNDFCHISLSDLMTPWEVITERVDAAAKADFVICLYNPRSKGRPHHLRKALDIILKYKSPDTIVGIGKDVARPKEVDKVTTIADLDETEINMTSIVIVGNKNTYVEDGRMITPRGYTL
- a CDS encoding cobalt-precorrin 5A hydrolase; protein product: MKSLAVIALTQGGASTARSLKSRVKKQGYKVDLVLPQRLARDDENYYSRGAFTATIHHLFKKYDCIVCIMATGIVVRALADVIIDKTVDPAVVVMDEKARHVISLLSGHVGGANEWTRLIARLMRSEPVITTATDTENVQSLDVLAKKVNGWYPNFKENTKAINRRLAEGKVVELFIEPYLTQYINQFSGFKVLTRIKDHESGVPLIIVSDHTGFSKSSDVIHVVPRVNVLGIGCRKNITIAMVQQAFTEFCQQHQLLWKSFIKVASIDIKRHEGAIQYLATTLGIKAEFYPAAELQEASQNYPESAFVKKTVGVGNVACAAADYASGERNVTQRYADHEITLALSRLHEV
- a CDS encoding cobalt-precorrin-4 methyltransferase, which codes for MAIVSFVGAGPGETDLITLKGYKLLAAADVVIYAGSLINKDLLNYCKADAEKYDSAKMTLDDIVDRMEEAVKEGKSVVRLQTGDFSIYGSIREQIEEMKKRDIEYQCVPGVSSFLGAASSMGVEYTVPEVAQSVIITRMAGRTPVPEKESLKSLAQHQTSMVIFLSVQGIKKVVSQLEEGGYPEDTPAAVIYKATWPDEKVVRGTLSDIAEKVHDADIRRTALIMVGKFLGDEYNYSHLYDASFSTMFRKKSK
- a CDS encoding decarboxylating cobalt-precorrin-6B (C(15))-methyltransferase — protein: MRDDEFLRNKVPMTKSEVRAISIDKLELNDKNTFLDIGAGTGSISIQAAREFPNLNVTAIEMNNAGIDIIKQNINKFNLHNINLIKGIAPQDIPNQKYDAIFVGGSGAQLDGIVKFASTHLNVNGTIVLNFILFENAMQVEKLLTSAGFKEIEMVEVGVLRWHQLGKGHFFKPNNPTIIVNAKK
- a CDS encoding cobalt-precorrin-7 (C(5))-methyltransferase codes for the protein MIVVLGIGPGNENYRLQGMTKYLSKADIVIGSKRQLMTIPAVPASKKMALPRLAALKTYFEEHPEQNNVLLASGDPLLYGIGTWITANIHNQKIKIIPGISSIQYMFHQLELSMNDCYLTSSHGRTPDFDFLLQHSKVGMVTDQQLGPFEIGQEIKKRGLHRKIYVGERLSYPDEKITQYDETTIEQRRYEMNVVIITNA
- the cbiD gene encoding cobalt-precorrin-5B (C(1))-methyltransferase CbiD, with amino-acid sequence MAVTPNNNSEDNFVYYNGRKLRKGFTTGTTATAATVAAIRTLLNQEPQETVTVHAANGKIAIFDVEQTDFDKNAASCAIKKDGGDDQDATDGALIFAKVSLRSDDEIHLDGGKGVGRVTKEGLANKPGIPAINPTPRRVIKEAARKELGSNLGANIVISVPEGEKIAKLTYNPRLGIVGGISILGTSGVVTPMSESSWKHSISIEMNIHRKRGDKAIVLVPGNYGEDFAKDELGIADDKIVQMSNFVGYVLHETQRLKFNKVLIVGDLGKMIKVAAGIFSTHSKDADARAEIMVANLALMGGVPTEFLQKINNCLTTISMIKLINQAGYQDVYQIIVDKIKKRTEKLLAHREPHIEIDAVIFSRESGFLAASKPVQEIKDEWQ
- a CDS encoding cobalt-precorrin-8 methylmutase; this encodes MEKESYITVPHKITDRSFQIIQEEIDKIDPHYKFDSPLQEAVIKRAIHTTADFDYLKNLKFTHDVLNKLKHVILNHGVIYTDTTMALSGINKRRLDKLGVDYHCLIRDPRVIQLAQEKGITRSMAAVEIAANDPREKIFIVGNAPTALCKIIELVNDEQLKVAAVIGVPVGFVEAAESKQALYESNIPAIAALGRKGGSNLAAALINAVMYNMDIKNLGDEYGRHTK